Proteins encoded together in one Meles meles chromosome 7, mMelMel3.1 paternal haplotype, whole genome shotgun sequence window:
- the KRT84 gene encoding keratin, type II cuticular Hb4, whose translation MSCRSYRVSSGYRMGSFSSCSAVSPQNLNHFRASSVSCRSGPSFQGLGSFGSRSVIAFGSCSPRIAAVGPRPIRCGVGFGAGSGMSFGFSDGSGAGRGFGSNSCVGLGFGAGSGLGYGFGYRVGGFGVPAAPSITAVTVNQSLLTPLNLEIDPNAQRVKKDEKEQIKTLNNKFASFIDKVRFLEQQNKLLETKWNFLQEQKCARSNLEPLFENYITNLRRQLDLANSDRARFEAERNHMQDVLEGFKKKYEEEVGFRANAENEFVALKKDVDTSFLNKSDLKTNVDTLTQEIDFLKTLYMAEIQLLQSHISETSVIVKMDNSRDLNVDGIIDEIKAQYEEVARRSRADAEAWYQTKYEEMRVTAGQHCDNLRNTRDEINELTRLIQRLKAEIEHAKAQRAKLEAAVAKAEQQGEAALNDAKCKLADLEGALQQAKQDMARQLREYQELMNVKLALDIEIATYRRLLEGEEIRICEGVGPVNISVSSSRGGIVCGPEPLVASSTLSRCGVTFSGISGIRPSGTCSSSLGGARVIKASGDLLSAGSRGGSVLMGEAPGIPCPLPTEGNFSSCSGGRSSRSSSVRFMSTTTSHRTKY comes from the exons ATGTCTTGCCGCTCCTACCGAGTCAGCTCTGGGTACCGCATGGGCAGCTTCAGCTCTTGCTCCGCAGTGAGCCCCCAGAACCTGAACCACTTCCGGGCCAGCTCTGTCTCCTGCAGGAGTGGGCCCAGCTTCCAGGGCCTTGGCAGCTTTGGTAGTCGGAGCGTCATTGCTTTTGGATCATGCTCACCCCGGATAGCAGCTGTGGGCCCTCGTCCCATCCGCTGTGGAGTTGGCTTTGGTGCTGGCAGTGGGATGAGCTTTGGCTTTAGTGATGGGAGTGGCGCTGGTCGGGGCTTTGGGTCCAACAGTTGTGTTGGTCTGGGATTTGGAGCTGGCAGTGGTCTTGGCTATGGCTTTGGCTACAGAGTTGGAGGATTTGGAGTCCCAGCAGCCCCGTCTATCACAGCAGTGACTGTTAACCAGAGCCTGCTGACCCCCCTCAACCTGGAGATTGATCCCAATGCCCAGAGGGTGAAGAAGGATGAGAAGGAGCAAATCAAGACCCTCAACAACAAATTTGCCTCCTTCATTGACAAG GTGCGGTTCTTGGAACAGCAGAATAAGCTCCTAGAGACCAAGTGGAACTTCCTCCAAGAGCAGAAATGTGCCCGGAGCAACCTGGAGCCCCTCTTCGAGAATTATATCACCAACCTGCGGAGGCAGCTGGACCTAGCAAACAGTGACCGGGCCCGGTTTGAAGCTGAGAGGAACCACATGCAGGATGTCCTTGAGGGTTTCAAGAAAAA GTATGAAGAGGAGGTGGGATTCCGGGCCAATGCTGAGAATGAGTTTGTGGCTCTGAAGAAG GATGTGGATACATCTTTCTTAAATAAGTCTGATCTAAAAACCAATGTGGATACCCTAACTCAGGAAATTGACTTTCTGAAAACTCTATACATGGCG GAAATCCAGTTGCTGCAGTCACACATCTCAGAGACATCGGTCATTGTGAAGATGGACAACAGCCGGGACCTGAACGTTGATGGAATCATTGATGAAATCAAAGCCCAATATGAAGAGGTTGCCAGGCGCAGTCGGGCTGATGCTGAGGCCTGGTATCAGACCAAG tATGAGGAGATGCGGGTGACAGCTGGCCAACACTGTGACAACCTGCGCAACACACGGGATGAAATCAATGAGCTGACCCGCCTGATCCAGAGACTGAAGGCAGAGATCGAGCACGCCAAAGCTCAG CGAGCCAAACTGGAGGCTGCAGTGGCCAAGGCAGAACAGCAGGGCGAGGCGGCCCTCAATGATGCCAAGTGCAAGCTGGCGGATCTAGAGGGTGCCCTGCAGCAGGCCAAGCAGGACATGGCCCGGCAACTACGCGAGTACCAGGAGCTCATGAACGTCAAGCTGGCCCTGGACATCGAGATCGCCACCTACAGGCGCCTGCTGGAGGGCGAGGAGATCCG aaTCTGTGAAGGTGTTGGACCAGTAAACATAT CCGTGAGCAGCTCCCGGGGTGGTATAGTGTGCGGGCCTGAGCCCCTGGTCGCCAGCTCCACCCTCTCCCGCTGTGGAGTCACCTTCTCAGGCATCAGTGGCATCCGGCCCAGTGGCACCTGCAGCTCTAGCCTGGGTGGGGCCCGAGTCATCAAGGCCAGCGGGGACCTGCTGAGTGCAGGCTCCCGGGGTGGTTCAGTGCTCATGGGTGAGGCCCCCGGCATCCCCTGCCCGCTGCCCACCGAGGGGAATTTCAGCAGCTGCAGTGGGGGCCGAAGTAGCCGCAGCTCCAGCGTCCGCTTCATGTCCACCACTACCTCCCATCGGACCAAGTACTGA
- the KRT82 gene encoding keratin, type II cuticular Hb2: protein MSCRSFQLGSRCGGRSFSSCSAVLPRMVTHYTVSKGPCRPGGGGALRALGCLGSRSLCNVGFGRPRVASRCGLPGFGYRVGAPCGSSPCIAPVTINESLLVPLELEIDPAVQRVKRDEKEQIKCLNNRFASFINKVRFLEQKNKLLETKWNFMQQQRCCQSNIEPIFQAYISALRRQLDCVAGDRARLESELSSLQDVLESYKKKYEEELSLRPCAENEFVALKKDVDTAFLMKADLETNAEALVQEIDFLKGLYEEEICLLQSQISETSVIVKMDNSRELDVDGIIAEIKAQYDDIASRSKAEAEAWYQSRYEELRLTAGNHCDNLRNRKNEILEMNKLIQRLQQEIENVKAQRCKLEAAVTQAEQQGEAALSDAKCKLVGLEEALQKAKQDMACLLKEYQEVMNSKLGLDIEIATYRRLLEGEEHRLCEGIGPVNISVSSSKGAVLYEPCVVSTPVLRTEYCPGGTSVLKTSGTCSVMGTGEVYVPCEPQGLLSCVSTRGSCMKLGAGSSSSHKC from the exons ATGTCGTGTCGCTCCTTCCAGCTGGGCTCCCGATGCGGAGGTCGGAGCTTCAGCTCCTGCTCAGCTGTCCTCCCCCGGATGGTCACCCACTATACCGTGAGCAAAGGGCCGTGccggcccgggggtgggggggccctccGCGCCCTGGGCTGTCTGGGCTCCCGGAGCCTCTGCAACGTGGGCTTCGGGAGGCCCCGGGTGGCCTCCAGGTGTGGCCTGCCCGGCTTTGGGTACCGAGTGGGGGCCCCCTGTGGGTCCTCGCCCTGCATCGCCCCTGTCACCATCAATGAGAGCCTGCTGGTCCCGCTCGAGCTGGAGATCGACCCGGCTGTGCAAAGGGTGAAGAGGGACGAGAAGGAGCAGATTAAGTGCCTGAACAACCGCTTTGCATCCTTCATCAACAAG GTGCGGTTCCTGGAGCAGAAGAACAAGCTGCTGGAGACCAAGTGGAACTTCATGCAGCAGCAAAGGTGCTGTCAGAGCAACATCGAGCCCATCTTCCAGGCCTACATCTCTGCCCTTCGGCGGCAGCTGGACTGCGTGGCAGGGGACCGGGCCAGGCTGGAGTCTGAGCTCAGCAGCCTCCAGGACGTGCTGGAAAGCTACAAGAAAAA GTATGAAGAGGAGctctccctgcggccctgtgctgagAATGAGTTTGTTGCCTTGAAGAAG GATGTGGACACAGCCTTCCTGATGAAGGCTGACCTGGAGACCAACGCGGAGGCACTGGTCCAGGAGATCGACTTCCTGAAAGGCCTGTATGAGGAG gagatcTGCCTGCTCCAGTCTCAGATCTCTGAGACCTCCGTCATTGTGAAGATGGACAACAGCCGGGAGCTGGACGTGGACGGCATCATTGCCGAGATCAAGGCCCAGTATGATGACATCGCCAGCCGCAGCAAAGCTGAAGCCGAGGCCTGGTACCAGAGCCGG TATGAGGAGCTGCGGCTGACAGCTGGGAACCACTGTGACAACCTCCGCAACCGCAAGAACGAGATCCTGGAAATGAACAAGCTGATCCAGCGGCTTCAGCAAGAAATTGAGAACGTGAAAGCCCAG CGCTGCAAGCTGGAGGCTGCGGTGACCCAGGCGGAGCAGCAGGGCGAGGCGGCCCTCAGTGACGCCAAGTGCAAGCTGGTAGGGCTGGAGGAGGCCCTGCAGAAGGCCAAGCAGGACATGGCCTGCCTGCTCAAGGAGTACCAGGAGGTGATGAACTCCAAGCTGGGCCTGGACATCGAGATCGCCACCTACAGGCGGCTGCTGGAGGGCGAGGAGCACAG gtTGTGCGAAGGCATCGGGCCAGTGAATATCT CCGTGAGCAGCTCCAAAGGCGCAGTCCTCTATGAGCCCTGTGTGGTCAGCACCCCCGTGCTGAGGACTGAGTACTGCCCGGGGGGCACCAGTGTCCTCAAGACCAGCGGGACCTGCAGCGTCATGGGCACTGGTGAAGTCTACGTCCCCTGTGAGCCCCAGGGGCTGCTGAGCTGTGTGAGCACGCGGGGTTCCTGCATGAAGCTAGGGGCCGGGAGTAGCTCCTCCCACAAGTGTTAG